The Thomasclavelia ramosa DSM 1402 genome includes a region encoding these proteins:
- a CDS encoding glycoside hydrolase family 13 protein, whose protein sequence is MQKSWWQEAAVYQIYPRSFQDSNNDGIGDLQGIISRLDYIKNLGVDVIWLCPVYQSPNYDNGYDISDYQDIMADFGTMADFEELLKQAHQKGLKIIMDLVVNHTSFKHRWFVESRKSKDNEYRDYYIWREGKNDQPPNLQQSVFEGSAWQYDEDTEMYYLHLYTKEQPDLNWENEKVRNEVYKMMEWWLDKGIDGFRMDVINQISKDFEKMDKAIINDPHMYEIISNGPRVHEFLQEMHDRVLAKYDTMTVGETADVSVEDALLYVGFDRRELKMIFQFEHMSLDKGPNLTYQRPKLADLKVVFERWQTGLNGKAWNALYWDNHDRPRAVSKYGDDSTPFYLEKSAKMLALFMFWMQGTPYIYQGEEIGMTNAYYQSMTQYRDVDALNKYEVFKQNYDEETIIAYFGKRSRDNARMPIPWDNSRFGGFSIVQPWLAPSQKYTNITVENALKDPNSVYYFYRDLLRLRKEYEVLIYGDYQQLLKEHLQVYAYRRTLNEQQVIVICNYSKDEVEIDLEFIQGTLLISNYEDDLKQILRSYEAKAYLAGK, encoded by the coding sequence ATGCAAAAAAGTTGGTGGCAGGAGGCTGCTGTTTATCAGATTTATCCGCGGAGTTTTCAAGATAGTAATAACGATGGGATTGGAGACTTGCAGGGAATTATCAGTCGTTTAGATTATATTAAAAATTTAGGGGTTGATGTTATTTGGTTATGTCCAGTATATCAATCACCAAATTATGATAATGGTTATGATATTAGTGATTATCAGGATATTATGGCTGATTTTGGAACAATGGCTGATTTTGAAGAATTATTGAAACAAGCACATCAAAAAGGTTTAAAAATTATTATGGATCTAGTTGTAAATCATACTTCATTTAAGCATCGCTGGTTTGTTGAAAGCCGTAAATCTAAAGATAATGAGTATCGTGATTATTATATTTGGCGTGAGGGGAAAAATGATCAACCGCCTAATCTTCAGCAATCGGTTTTTGAGGGATCAGCCTGGCAATATGATGAAGATACAGAAATGTATTATTTACATTTATATACAAAGGAACAACCTGATTTGAATTGGGAAAATGAAAAAGTTAGAAATGAAGTATATAAAATGATGGAGTGGTGGCTAGACAAAGGTATCGATGGTTTTAGGATGGATGTTATTAACCAAATATCTAAAGATTTTGAAAAAATGGATAAAGCCATTATTAATGATCCGCATATGTATGAAATTATTTCTAATGGACCACGAGTACATGAATTTCTTCAAGAGATGCATGATCGTGTTTTAGCTAAATATGATACGATGACAGTGGGAGAAACAGCTGATGTTAGTGTAGAAGATGCTCTATTATATGTAGGGTTTGATCGTCGTGAATTGAAGATGATTTTTCAGTTTGAACATATGTCGTTAGATAAAGGACCAAATTTAACTTATCAGCGTCCTAAATTAGCAGATTTAAAAGTAGTTTTTGAACGGTGGCAAACAGGTTTGAATGGTAAAGCATGGAATGCTTTATATTGGGATAATCATGACCGCCCACGTGCAGTTTCTAAATATGGTGATGATTCAACCCCTTTTTATCTTGAAAAATCTGCGAAAATGCTAGCATTATTCATGTTTTGGATGCAAGGAACACCATATATTTATCAAGGTGAAGAAATTGGAATGACAAATGCATATTATCAATCAATGACACAGTATCGCGATGTTGATGCATTAAATAAGTATGAAGTTTTTAAACAGAATTATGATGAAGAAACGATCATTGCTTATTTTGGTAAACGTTCCCGTGATAATGCTCGGATGCCAATACCGTGGGATAACAGTAGGTTTGGAGGTTTTAGTATTGTTCAGCCGTGGCTCGCTCCAAGTCAAAAATATACAAATATTACAGTTGAAAACGCTTTAAAAGACCCTAACTCGGTATATTATTTTTATCGTGATCTACTGCGATTAAGAAAAGAATATGAGGTATTGATCTATGGTGACTATCAGCAGCTTTTAAAAGAACATCTCCAAGTTTATGCTTATCGAAGAACATTAAACGAACAA